One Helicobacter suis HS1 genomic window, TTTGGGGTCAATTACTATCTCTCAGGAATGCACAGTTATGCCGCAGGTGATCCTTTGCCCATTCCTGCTTTTCTTTACCCCTTTGTGGCCTCCACTTTTGCGCTTGTGATTTTGGCTGGATTTAAACGAAAACTAGTCATGGTCAAGATTTAGTCTTGACTTTTGGCCATTTCTACACTAAAATAGCCTTTTTCTCATTTTAAGCGCTTTAGTTCTCCCTAGCGAGGCTTGTAGTTGTCCAATCATCAGAAGAAAACAAGGATTTTAATGGCAGATCACCCTAAACAAAAAACCCATACCCCTGTGAGTGGTTATCGCATTGAGGAGTTGCGCGCAAAACCCACAGAAAAACTTTTAGAAATTGCCAACGAGCTAAGAGTAGAAAACCCGCAGGAATTCAAACGACAAGATTTGATGTTTGAGATTCTTAAAAATCAGGTGAGTCAGGGGGGTTATATCCTCTTTACAGGTATTTTAGAAACAGCAAACGAGGGCTATGGGTTTTTGCGCGGGCTAGATGGGAGTTTTTCAGATAACCAAAACGATACCTATGTGAGCCACTCACAAATTAAGCGCTTTGCGTTGAGAAATGGCGATATTGTAACCGGTCAAGTACGCGCTCCAAGAGATCAAGAAAAATACTATGCCTTGCTTAAAATTGAGGCGGTTAACTACCTCCCCTTAGATGAGATTAGAAACCGCCCGCTTTTTGATAACCTCACCCCGCTTTTCCCTACAGAACAGCTTAAACTAGAGTATGAACCTAATAAGGTAACTGGACGCATTCTTGATCTTTTTAGCCCAATGGGTAAGGGACAGCGCGCGCTTATTGTAGCCCCGCCAAGAACGGGTAAAACCGAACTTATGAAAGAACTAGCCCATGGCATCGCCCGTAACCACCCTGAGGTTGAATTATTAATTTTACTCGTAGATGAACGCCCTGAAGAGGTTACTGACATGCAAAGAAGCGTGAAAGGTCAGGTATTTAGCTCTACTTTTGATTTACCCTCAGCTAATCATATCCGTATTGCTGAATTAGTACTTGAGCGGGCTAAGCGCAGGGTAGAAATGGGAAAAGATGTAGTGATTTTATTAGATTCTATTACAAGATTAGCACGGGCTTATAATGCTATCACACCCTCAAGCGGGAAGGTTTTAAGTGGGGGCGTAGATGCTAATGCTTTGCATAAACCCAAACGCTTTTTTGGGGCGGCGCGCAATATTGAGGAGGGCGGAAGTTTAACCATCATCGCTACAGCTTTGATTGAAACAGGATCGCGCATGGATGAGGTGATTTTTGAGGAATTTAAAGGTACGGGCAATAGTGAAATTGTACTTGCTAGAAGCATTTCTGAAAGGCGTATTTATCCGGCCTTTGATGTGCTCAAATCCGGTACCCGTAAGGATAATATTTTGTTAGGCAAAGATACGCTCACTAAGGTTTGGGTGCTTAGAAATGTGATGCAACAAATGGATGATGTAGAGGCGCTTAATTTTATTTATTCCAAAATGCAAACCACCAAAGACAACCAAGAATTTTTAAGGCTCATGCAGGAGGGGTCTTGAGGGTTGGGGTTTTTGATAGCGGGGTTGGCGGGCTTAGTGTTCTTGAGAGCCTACTTAAAGCCCGTTTATTTGAACACATTATTTATTATGGCGATACGGCGCGCGTGCCTTATGGCCCTAAAGATCCGGCCACTATCCAAAAATTTTCTTTAGAAGCTTTAGATTTTTTCAAACCCTATCAAATTGATATGCTCATTGTGGCGTGTAATAGTGTGAGTGCATGGGCTTTGCCACAAATGCGCAATCAAAGCAAAATGCCCATTGTAGGAGTAATAGAGGCGGGGGTGCTATCTGTGCTTAAAAAAACTTCTCAAGAGCAGCCCATTTTAATATTAGGGACTAAGGCCACTATTGCCTCTAACCGCTACGCAAAAGAACTAGGCGCACATGGTTATAAAAATGTGCAAAGTTTAGCCACAGGGTTATTTGTGCCCTTGATTGAAGAGGGGGTTTTAGAAGGCCCTCTTTTAGAGGCCTGTATGGTGCATTATTTTAAGGATTTAAAATGCGCGCCTTCTGTGGTGGTTTTGGGTTGTACGCATTTTCCTTGGATTGTTTCTAGTTTAAAGGGCTATTTTTTAGAGCGTTTTAAAACTCCATGTGAGTTTGTCCACTCTGGCGAGGCCATTGTAGAGTATCTGCAAGAAAAATACAATCTCCTATCAAGAAATCAAGAAAGTAATTTAGAACTCTTTGCAAGCGGAGATGTTAGTCTTTTAAAACAATTAGCCCATTCTTTGAGATCAAAATAAATAAGCGTAGGAAGCCAGCCAGTAGTAAAAATCCATGCTTAAAAACTTGTTGTTAACCGCGTTGATTTTGCCAAAAGGGATTTTAACCCCTAACTCTACGCGGTGTTGTTTGTCTATGGTGCTACCAAACCCCACATCTAAAACCCCGTTATAGCCCATAAAACTACGGTTATCCGTAGAACTCACTAAAGTATGCGCCCCCTGAAAATAACCAAGCCCTACCCCTATATAAGTGCCAAAGGCGTATTTAGATTTATGGTAAAAATCATTGACCATATCTAGGTGCAAGCCTACAAAAGAGGAAACTAGCGTATTAAAGGCGGTGGGTTTAATAGCCATGAGATATTCAATCTGGCCTCTTAAGGAAACATAGGGGTTAAAATTATGCTGATAACCCCCCTTAAATCCCCAGACAAAGGAATTAATCCATGGTTCTTTATTGGTGCGGTAAGTAGCAAAACCCGTTGTAGCCCCGATAAAAATTTGGTTTTTAGCTAAGGGCTCTGGCTTGTTTTGGCTAGCTCCTATTAAAGCGCTGGCTAGTAATAAAGAGCTAAACAGCCTTCTCATTTGCTACCTGTGGGATTGGAGGGTTATCCTCTTTGGATTTGGGTTTAGCCCCTAGAGATTTAAGCGGTTTATTATCCTGATAGAATTTTTTAAGCTTATCATCAATAGGCGCGATGAGGCGGTAGAAAATAGGCACGACAAGCAAACTAAGTAAAGTTGAGACAATAAGCCCACCACTCATAGCAATGCCAATAGGGGCTTTCATAGCCGAACCTTGTCCTGTAGCTAAAGCTAAGGGCAACATGCCAAAAACCATAGCAATGGTGGTCATCAAAATGGGGCGCAAACGCGATTCGCCTGCTAAAATAACAGCCTCCTCAATGCCATGCCCTTCTTTGCGTTTTTCTTTGGCGATGTCAATAATTAAAGTGGCGTTTTTACCCACCATTCCGATGAGCAAAATCAAGCCCATTAAAGAGAACATACTCATAGGTTGGTGGACTAAACCAAGCGCAAAGAAAGCCCCTGAAAAGCTAAGTGGCATGGTGATCATAATAATGAGAGGCTCAAGGATAGACTCATAGAGTGCAGCTAAAATCATATAAATCAAAATAAAGGCGGTAGAGATGGCTGTTCCAAAGGCAACGCTGTTTTCTTGAACTCTTTCTGACTGTCCTGTAAAAGCAAAGAAAACATTTTGTACAAGCCACTTATCTTTGTGCGCCCTGACTTGGTTTAAAAGATCGCCCAAACTCGCCCCTCCAGCAGGTCTAGCTAAAACGGTAACACTGCGCTGGCGGTTGTAGCGGATGATGTTAGTTGGGACTTTGCGCGTGATGATCTGTACAAGCCCGTCTAAAAACATCAATTTACCATCTTTATTTTTAACCTGAATGCGCTTGATGTCCTCCTCACTCATCTTTTTATTAGAGGGCACGCGGATAATGATGTCATATTCCATGCCATGCTCTTTAAAATAACTCACACGATTAGACCCTGAAAAAGCATTGTTAATTACAGAGGCAATACTTTGGGCTGTTACCCCGTATTTAATCGTGGCTGCACGCAAAACCCGTAACTGAAACTGGGTTTGATAGTCTGAGGTGTTAGTGTGATAACCGGCTACCTTGCCCTTGAGTTCAGGACTTTCTAATAAGAATTTTCGTAGATTTTCTACGGTTTGATCCACAAGTTTTTGATCAGAGGAATAGATATAAACCTGAAAAGCAGCGTTATCCCCACCCCCAATAAGGGGAACTTCACTTGCATTAATAGAAACTAAATCTTTGGCTTCAGGTAGGGCGCGTAGTTTGTTGCGCATCTCTTCCATGATCACAAATTGGTTACGCTTGTGGTGGTTTTTAAGTTGGACATAAAATTTACCCTTAAAGGTGCTTTGGATATTCCCATAGCCTATTTGCATAGAATCAAACTCTACATCTGGATCGGCATCAATGACTCGTTGTAAGGCCTTCATTTTCTGCAACATGTGCTGTAAACTAATATCTGTATCTGCCTTCACCCAGATATAAAACCTACCCCGATCTTCTTGGAGTATAAATTCCATTCCTAATTTGCTAGCCACGCGGACAGAACTAACAAAAATCCCGGCCACGACTAATAAAATAATGAGCTTGTGGTTTAAAATCCAACCTAAGAGTTTGGCATAGAGTTTGTCCATTTTTTGGAAAAAAGGCTCAGTGAAGTTATAAAACGCGGATTGTTTGGAATTTACCAAAATAGAGCTAAGCATAGGAATAACTGTAACCACTACGATATAAGAAATGGCAATAGCTAGCGCCACTGTGATCCCAAAACTTTTAAAAAAGCGCCCCGACATGCCTGTCATACTACCCACAGGGATAAACACCGATAACAGCATAGCCGAGATAGCGATAATAGCAAAGGCAATTTCATGCACGCCTTCATAACTAGCCGTCTTTTTATCCATGCCTGATTCAAGCTTTTTATGGATATTTTCAATCACCACGATCGCATCATCAATAATGATCCCAATAGAGAGGGTAAGAGCAACCATAGTGAGCATGTTTAAAGAAAAGCCCATCCAGTTAACAAGGGCAAAAGTTCCCATGATTGAAATAGGGATACTCATTGCTGAAACAAAGGTAATTGAAAAGCTACGCAAAAACATAAACACCACAGAAACGGCTAAAATCCCGCCTAAAATCAAGTCAAATTTAACATCTTCAATAGAGTGGCGGGTGTAGCTTGTGGTGTCTAAAAAGGGGCGTATATTATAGCCCGGGCTAGCCGCGCGCATGGCATCCATTTCTTTATAAATGGCATCTACAATTTTAATTTCATTAGCCCCAGCGATTTTTTGCACTTCTAATACGATGCCGGGTTCATTTCCATAACTAGCATAGGTGATGTCTGTATCAATGCCCTTTTCAATGGTGGCAATATCGCCTAGTCTTACATTGCTCCCAATCTGGATATTGGCAATATCGCTAAGTTTGTAGCTATTACCATCTACTAAAATTGCGTAATTCTTGGTCTTACTAATGATCTTGCCCCCGTCCATTTCAAGGTTTTGGGTGTTAAGGGTGTTGTAAAGATCATTAAAAGTTAGCCCATATTTGTTTAAAAGAGTTGGATCGGCATAGATACGGATTTGTTTTTCCTGATAGCCATTAAGCTGGACATTGCCCACGCCCTCAACCTTTTGTAGCATGGGTTTGATCACATTTTTAGCATGATCGTTAAGTTCGGCTAAGCTCTGGGTTTTACTGCTCAAAAAGATCGAGAGAATGGCCTGCCCGCTAGTATCTACTTTATCAACGGTGGGTTTTCTGATATTGGTATCATTAAAAGTAACAGAGGAAACCTTATTGATCACATCATTCACCGCTACTGTGATAGGTTTTTCAAGCACAAATTCAATCGTAACCACGCTGACATTAAGCGCACTATTAGAAGTAACCTTTTTAATCCCATCAATTTCCATCACGGCTTCTTCAATTTTATCAGTTACCTTACTCTCTACAATGTCCGCACTTGCTCCGGGGTACTGGGTTTTAACCACCACAATAGGGTAATCCACATTCGGGAAAAGCGCCACGCTGATTTTCTTTAAGGCCATTGTCCCAAAGAAAACAATCATGAGGGCAAACATCACAGTTGTAATGGGTCTTTCAATTGCTATTTTATACATGGCTACTGGATAAATCCATCCCCAAAAGTGCCCGGTACAAGAGAACTATTAGCCGGCAAAAGCGCCTCAGCGCTTACCTTACGGGTACTTGCATCAATAGTAGGATAAATTTTAGTGATGCGTACGCGTCTTTTTTCGGGTTTGCCATCAATGCTATAAACAAATACATCTCCAACTTTTACTTCGGGCAAGTATTTAGAATCAAATTGCAAGACAATTTTAGATCGATGGCTAACTAGTCTAAATAACACCGTACTATTAGCGCTCATTCCATTGCCTAACTCAATGTTTTTACTGGCAATCACCCCATCAAAGGGCGCTCTTAAAATTGTCTTTTCTACGATTGAATCAGCATAATCGCGATCAAACCCTAATTTCTTATAATTAGAATAATAACTGTCTAAGGTGTTTCTATCAATGGCTCTTCCAATTTTTTGGTAGCGCTCATATTGTTTTTGGGCAAAGTCATACTGCTGGATAATGGAAGCAACTTGGGATCTTTTATCCCTATTGTATAAAGTTAAGAGAATATCCCCTTTTTTGACCTTACTGCCCACATCTACATAGATCGCATTTACAATCCCTGCAGAATCTAAAGTTAAATTAGCATCTTGAAGGGCAAGTACATCAAAAACGGCATACACTTCTTTAGCACTAAGTCCTATCACCAATGAAAAGATCATTAAAAGTATTTTCATCTTTCTCCCTTAGCGTACATAATTTTGGATTTCATGCCCACTATAAAAAATATAGTTAGCCTTTTGCATTTCGTAGTTAT contains:
- a CDS encoding efflux RND transporter permease subunit, giving the protein MYKIAIERPITTVMFALMIVFFGTMALKKISVALFPNVDYPIVVVKTQYPGASADIVESKVTDKIEEAVMEIDGIKKVTSNSALNVSVVTIEFVLEKPITVAVNDVINKVSSVTFNDTNIRKPTVDKVDTSGQAILSIFLSSKTQSLAELNDHAKNVIKPMLQKVEGVGNVQLNGYQEKQIRIYADPTLLNKYGLTFNDLYNTLNTQNLEMDGGKIISKTKNYAILVDGNSYKLSDIANIQIGSNVRLGDIATIEKGIDTDITYASYGNEPGIVLEVQKIAGANEIKIVDAIYKEMDAMRAASPGYNIRPFLDTTSYTRHSIEDVKFDLILGGILAVSVVFMFLRSFSITFVSAMSIPISIMGTFALVNWMGFSLNMLTMVALTLSIGIIIDDAIVVIENIHKKLESGMDKKTASYEGVHEIAFAIIAISAMLLSVFIPVGSMTGMSGRFFKSFGITVALAIAISYIVVVTVIPMLSSILVNSKQSAFYNFTEPFFQKMDKLYAKLLGWILNHKLIILLVVAGIFVSSVRVASKLGMEFILQEDRGRFYIWVKADTDISLQHMLQKMKALQRVIDADPDVEFDSMQIGYGNIQSTFKGKFYVQLKNHHKRNQFVIMEEMRNKLRALPEAKDLVSINASEVPLIGGGDNAAFQVYIYSSDQKLVDQTVENLRKFLLESPELKGKVAGYHTNTSDYQTQFQLRVLRAATIKYGVTAQSIASVINNAFSGSNRVSYFKEHGMEYDIIIRVPSNKKMSEEDIKRIQVKNKDGKLMFLDGLVQIITRKVPTNIIRYNRQRSVTVLARPAGGASLGDLLNQVRAHKDKWLVQNVFFAFTGQSERVQENSVAFGTAISTAFILIYMILAALYESILEPLIIMITMPLSFSGAFFALGLVHQPMSMFSLMGLILLIGMVGKNATLIIDIAKEKRKEGHGIEEAVILAGESRLRPILMTTIAMVFGMLPLALATGQGSAMKAPIGIAMSGGLIVSTLLSLLVVPIFYRLIAPIDDKLKKFYQDNKPLKSLGAKPKSKEDNPPIPQVANEKAV
- a CDS encoding efflux RND transporter periplasmic adaptor subunit yields the protein MKILLMIFSLVIGLSAKEVYAVFDVLALQDANLTLDSAGIVNAIYVDVGSKVKKGDILLTLYNRDKRSQVASIIQQYDFAQKQYERYQKIGRAIDRNTLDSYYSNYKKLGFDRDYADSIVEKTILRAPFDGVIASKNIELGNGMSANSTVLFRLVSHRSKIVLQFDSKYLPEVKVGDVFVYSIDGKPEKRRVRITKIYPTIDASTRKVSAEALLPANSSLVPGTFGDGFIQ
- the rho gene encoding transcription termination factor Rho, whose product is MADHPKQKTHTPVSGYRIEELRAKPTEKLLEIANELRVENPQEFKRQDLMFEILKNQVSQGGYILFTGILETANEGYGFLRGLDGSFSDNQNDTYVSHSQIKRFALRNGDIVTGQVRAPRDQEKYYALLKIEAVNYLPLDEIRNRPLFDNLTPLFPTEQLKLEYEPNKVTGRILDLFSPMGKGQRALIVAPPRTGKTELMKELAHGIARNHPEVELLILLVDERPEEVTDMQRSVKGQVFSSTFDLPSANHIRIAELVLERAKRRVEMGKDVVILLDSITRLARAYNAITPSSGKVLSGGVDANALHKPKRFFGAARNIEEGGSLTIIATALIETGSRMDEVIFEEFKGTGNSEIVLARSISERRIYPAFDVLKSGTRKDNILLGKDTLTKVWVLRNVMQQMDDVEALNFIYSKMQTTKDNQEFLRLMQEGS
- a CDS encoding outer membrane beta-barrel protein, whose amino-acid sequence is MRRLFSSLLLASALIGASQNKPEPLAKNQIFIGATTGFATYRTNKEPWINSFVWGFKGGYQHNFNPYVSLRGQIEYLMAIKPTAFNTLVSSFVGLHLDMVNDFYHKSKYAFGTYIGVGLGYFQGAHTLVSSTDNRSFMGYNGVLDVGFGSTIDKQHRVELGVKIPFGKINAVNNKFLSMDFYYWLASYAYLF
- the murI gene encoding glutamate racemase; its protein translation is MRVGVFDSGVGGLSVLESLLKARLFEHIIYYGDTARVPYGPKDPATIQKFSLEALDFFKPYQIDMLIVACNSVSAWALPQMRNQSKMPIVGVIEAGVLSVLKKTSQEQPILILGTKATIASNRYAKELGAHGYKNVQSLATGLFVPLIEEGVLEGPLLEACMVHYFKDLKCAPSVVVLGCTHFPWIVSSLKGYFLERFKTPCEFVHSGEAIVEYLQEKYNLLSRNQESNLELFASGDVSLLKQLAHSLRSK